DNA from Hypanus sabinus isolate sHypSab1 chromosome 31, sHypSab1.hap1, whole genome shotgun sequence:
caataaagatGTACGAAAAAAGAAAGAGAGCGAGATATAAAGCTACAAACAAGAGAgagtccgcagatgctggaaatccaaactacacacagaaaatgctggaggaactcagcaggccaggcagacagacatacttcattgatcccgaggcAAATTGGGTTTCCTTACAGTCgcaacaaccaagaatagtgtagaaatatagcaatataaaaccataaataattaaataataataagtaaattattccaagtggaaataagtcgagGACCAGccaattggctcagggtgtctgacactccgaggcaggagttgtaaagtttgatggccacaggcaggaatgacttcctatgatgctcagtgttgcatcttggtggaatgagtctctggctgaacgtactcctgtgcctaaccagtgcattatgaagtggatgggagactttgttcaagatggcatgcaacttggacagcatcctcttttcagacaccaccgtcagaaagtccagttgcacccccacaacatcactcgccatacaaatgagtttgttaactttgttggtgtctgctaccctcagcctgctgccccagcacacaacagcaaacatgattgcacgggccaccacagacttgtagaacatcctcagcatcatctggtagatgttaaaggacctcggtctcctcaggaagtagagacagctctgacccttcttgtagacaacctcagtgttctttgaccagtccagtttattgtcaattcatatccccaagtatttgtaatcctccaccatgtccacactgaccccttggatggaaacaggggtcacgaTGTATGGGTCAGCATGTATGGGAAAGAAAAGCaggactgctgaagggtcttggctcgaaaagtcgactgtactcttttccccatagatgctacctgacctgctgattcctccagcaatttgtgaaaTATAAAGCTAGAGAGATTTGACAACTAACACTGAGATATTTAATATGAACAGACTTATTGCTGTGAAGTGAAACTACATCTGTAAACCACAGTGAGTTTTGGGGATGGTGCGGGTGTTAATGGCAGAAAATAAAGAGATAATAGATTAACAAAGAGGTTTTAGGCACCAGGTTGATAACATGTGGGTTCCCACACTGCTGGAGTCCTGTCTGCAGGTCTGGTCGACACACTGCAGAAAGAACATGATGACTGTAATGAGTGAACTGGGTCTCTGGTCCCCATCCCATGTCAATCGCAGGAAACAGGAACACTGTAGAGCAGGTTTACCAAGATTTTGTCCGGGATGGAGCCTTTTTGTTGTAAAACCAttaaatataggagcagagttaggccctttggcccattgtgtctgctcttttacttcatcatggctgatccatttccctctcagccccaatatcctgacCTCCCCTTAACCCaccatgccctgacaaatcaagaatgtatcaacctctaccttaattATAACCAATGATGGCctctggcaataaattccatggtTGAGCCACagtctggctaaacaaattcctcctcatctccatttagactcagaggctgtgccctctgttcctagattccCCCTCTatcctctccctatccactctaccgagtcctttcaacgttcggtaggtttcaatgaaatcccctctcattcttatgaattccagtCAGTCTGGCCCTGCACAATCAAATGGTCGTCATATGATAAAccttcaatcttggaatcattctcgtgaatctcctctgaaccctctccaatgtcagtacacctttcTTCGATAAGTGGCCCAGAATTGCTCACAGTACAAATGAACCTTCAGGATCCTCCTCCACTCAAAAGTTCCTTTACATGTCAGATTTTGATGTTTCTCTCCTTTCAGAGCAATTGTCTATTCTTTCAATTTTTCTACCAGTGTCCTTGACCATAAACTTCTCGACATGTTATTCCACCTGCCATATGTTTGCCCATTCTCACAATCTGTCTAAGCCTCTCTGTAGCCTTTCTGCTTCCTGCTACCTATTTTAATATACAAATGGTCAGAAAGCCATcatttctgtcatccaaatcattgatatatactgTAACATTAAAAGAAGCGATACCAAAAAATGCCATTAGTCATTGtagtcaaccagaaaagtctTTCTTTatgccactctttgcttcctgccaatcagccaagtcTTAATCCATGCTCATATCTTTCCTGTGTCATAGGCTCTTAACTTAAgctgtctcatgtgtggcaccttgtcaaaggccttctaaaaatccaattgCATAACACACACCCATCCATTGATTCTCttagtctatcctgcttatttcttcaaggaatttcAACACACTCAAGAAGTAGGATATcccctaaaggaaaccatgctgactttgtcctattttatcatgtgttgcCAAGTAGCCCGAAaatacatccttaacaattgagtccatcatcttctcaaccactgacgtCACACTAACTGGCctcctttcttctgccctcctcccttcttcaagagtagaatgatgtttgcaattttcctgttctCCGAAACCACGCCAGAATCCAGGGATTatggaaagattattactaatctcatcagtcacctctttcatagCATTGGTGTAGAAAATCTGGTCCagctgatttatctaccttcagatatttCAGTAAAGGCTAattcactcatttctgccccctgatTCTCCTGAATTTCCAGCAGACTGCTATTGTCTTCTCCAGTGAAGATTGAAGCACAATACTTATTCAGCTTCTTTGCCACTGCCctgtaccccattactacctcttcagcatcatcttCGAAAGTACTAATATTGACTTTTGCCTCTCATTTACACTTTGTATATCTGAagtaacttttggtatcctctttaatattaatggctagcttaccttcttgTTTGATCTTTTTCCTCTCCTAAACACTTTTATAGATGGTTTCAAAAAGTTTTGTAAATTGTATAACTGAGTGTCAGGGACGTCTCAGAGCAGCTGCTGAGCAATGTTCAttcagccagaggtggtggtaccaGTGGACAGGTAGAAAAGGGATGAgagaatatgtacacaacgctagaataactcagcaggtcaggcagcatctgtgagaaaagagtagccaacatttcgggccgaaacccttcatcaggaatggggggaagagagggccgaagcccagtaatagagataggggaggggttaGGGCCCAGAGGAGCCAggaggaaaaccaatcagaggaaagataaaggggggaggggataagcagaaAGGAATGTATAAAGCAGAaagtagagataaaggagcaggaagtagaaaggggagagaggcagagagcgacctgggagagggggagggaattaccggaaattggagaattcaatgttcataccaccaggctggaggctacccagacagtagataaggtgttggtcttccaacctgagttggtcctcatcatggtagtagcggaggccatgtatggacatatctagatgtgaatgagaggcagagttgaagtgggtggcaatcgggaggtcctgtctattgtgacgggtGGAGCGGAGCTGTTCGACGAAGCAgttccccaatctgcgttgggtctcgctgatgtagacgaggctgcaccgggagcaccggatgcaatagacaactccagcagactcgcaggtgaagtgtttcctcacctgaaggactatctggggcctGAAAAGGGATGAGATCCTACAGTGAATATAGAGAGTCAGGGAACAAGTTGACGGGCAGGACCTGAAAGGTTGTAATCACCCAGTTACTCCCCATGCTGTGTGGTAGTGGTGTTAGGGACAGAAAGTTagagcagatgaatgtgtggctgaggtgctggaccagggacagggtttcagGATTCCAGaacattggaacctcttctggtgCAGAGGTGACATTTACaagagggatggtttgcaccttcACTGGAGGGGGGTCTGTATCATGAGGTTTATTGCTGCTCCCTGAGAGGGTTGAAATTAGATTGACGGGGATGTGAACCAGAACACCAGTCACTGAATGGAGAGATTGAAGCTAAATTTAATGCTTAGCACTGTAAGGATTGATTTTGAGACAAATACACATCTGACATGAGTTTGTTTAAAGATCAGCTGCACAGTGTTTCAGGGCCAGTTTGTTCCAGTAAGAGGGAGGGTCAAGGATgacaaggttcaggaaccatgGATGATGAGAGAGGAAGCACATTTTGTCAGTGAAGAGTGAGAAGCATATGTAAGGCTTAGGAAGCTGGAATCAACCAGGGTGTTTGAGGACTATATTTAGAAAACAGAAGGGAACTCAAGAACATTTAGAGAGCTAGAAACAACGAAGAAAAATCTCTGGTGAGTAGAATTAATGATAATCCCATTGCATTCTGACATTCATTCTGCTGAAAAGGATACCCAGgggtgcactttgggagatccaACATTAAGGGTGGTTAGACAGTTAATGGTAGGAACATGAATAGTATTGGCAAAGAGAAGGATGTTGAGATTGACTGTGAGCACAGGTTGACATCGAGGAAAAGTCGGTgtatggcatgtttgccttcatcagACAAGACATTGAGTTCAAACACCAGGATATAATGTTACAGGTTTACAAAATGCTGGCTAGGCCACAGTGAGAGTACAGTGTACTGAACACTGTATGTGGAAGCATGTGGAGATTCAGGAGCAGGGGCAGagggggtttaccaggatgtctGGAGGAGGTGTGTGGTGAGGAGAGGGTGGACATGCTGGAACCTTTTCATCTGATGGTATTGGCTCAGAAGAAATTTTATAGAAGATTATAAAAATTTGCTTGTCATAGTTAGTGTAGACAGCCAGTAATATTTTTCACAGGAGTGAAATGTCTTCTACTAGAAGGCATGTGTTTAAGGTCAGAGGAAGAAAGTGAAGGAAGGAGAGAAATGGGGAcggaatgcactgtcaggggtggtggcagaggcagagagCACAGGGGAATGAATGCTCTCATGGATTGTATTATAGGACATCAAACAGTCAGCAGGAATAGAGGACTCAATAGGGTTGTAATAGAGGGACATTACAAATTACATCATGTTGACTGGGACGGCTGGAGTGCTGGTGAGtgactgaggagctggtgcagggaaAGTGTTTCAggattctggatcattggaacctcttctgctTCAGAggtgacatttacaaggacagtctAATATTTTTCGCAGGGGTGAAATGTCTTCTAGAAGAAAACATGTATTTAAGATCGGAGGAAGAATGTGAAGAAAGCAGTGGTGGGGATTTGGATTGCACTGTCAggtgtggtggcagaggcagagagCACAGGGGTATTCAGGGAAGTATTAGACAGACTCAGGAATTTGTAGAGAAGTGACTGGTACTACGGTGCTGAAGAACTCGATCCACCCACCCTGCACAAACCAAAGTCTGATCTCAGACGTCCTCACACAGGGAGCATCTCGGGAGATCTGACCAAACTGACCGTTGCTTTCGCAAACTGTTCATTTATATTCAGAGGCCTTGGAGGacgagtttttttttcaattgataCCGTCAGTTTCACAGGGTAAATGTGCCTTTGTAGACTCCATAGCCGGaccgcggagagcattctgacaggctgcatctctgtctggtatggagggactactgcacaggacggaAAGAAGCTGCTgatagtacccaggacatctgtaGGGAGCGGAGTCACATAAACGCAGCGTTCATTAATTTGCAGTATTTCTGtgtttgcacattaaaaaaaatctattcaatatacatgtgtATTTATGTTTTATTTACTAGTATTTTTCGCTCTCTActcgattatgtattgcattgaactgctgctgctaagttaacaaatttcgcgtcacatgccggtgataataaacttgattttgaaatGAAAGTCGCAAATATTGTTCAGTGAGGCGATGGGAATCGCTCATGAAGCAAAGAACAGGCGATGTTCCCGCCTGCTGCAAACCGGAACGGTCCGGGGTAAAACCGTAATGTGGAACCCAGACAACGCGGTTTTAGGTGATCAAAAGCGGAGTCGTTCAGAGGTCGGAGATTAAATTCACCCTCCCGGGGCCGACTCCGAAAGTTTATTTCACGACCCTGCGCCTAGTGATCCGCTGACACTTTGCAGGGGGAGAGACCTCCAATCAGCCGGCTGAGGGGAGAAAATGAGTCGGGACTGAAGCGAACCGGTTTCTGTGCAGACTTATATCAGTTGACCTCCCGGAAGAAACATGTCGAGGCTGTGACAGATACAGGATATCAAACGGACGGAGATCACCCGCTGCTCAGCCCTTTCATGGACATTGTGAGTGGCTCTGAAAAGAGCCTTTGGGTAAACAGGTTCAGCTTACGTCACTTCACTTACTGGCAGCGCCGGTTTTCTTGGGCAACAGTACGGCCTGGATGTTGGGTAACACACCGCCCTGAGCGATAGTCACCCCTCCCAGCAGCTTGTTCAGCTCCTCGTCGTTACGGACGGCCAGCTGCAGGTGTCGGGGGATGATGCGGGTCTTCTTATTGTCCCGGGCCGCGTTGCCCGCCAATTCGAGGATTTCGGCCGTCAGATActcgagcacagcagccagaTAGACCGGGGCTCCGGCACCCACCCGCTCAGCATAGTTGCCCTTTCTTAGGAGTCTGTGAACCCGGCCGACAGGGAACTGTAGTCCAGCCCGGGACGAGCGAGATTTGGCCTTGGACCGAGCTTTGCCAGCGCCGCCTTTTCCACGTCCAGACATTTCCACAGTCACAACAACTGCTAACTTCAAAACAAAATAAAGGAATGTTCACCCCGCTCCAACTCGCCCTTTTTATACCTTCTTTGAGAATAGAATCTGATGTTTGTGACTGGTGTGATCCTGCTTATTCTCATTGGTGAAGAGAAACGTCCCAATCGAAGAACTGCCAGAATCACCAATCAGCAGTCCGTAAAAGCAGAAGCGCGCATAGTAAACGTCTCATCAAAGTGCACTGAAATTTGGAAAAAGCCCGCCAAAAATCAAACTATTATTAAAATataatttgaaattaaataattCCAGACCTGTTTTAAGATTGGGTCTTCGCATTTCCCTCTGTTACTGAAACAGGGCCCATTTAATACAAATGTAGTTGATATTGGAGTGTCTGGGAACTCAATTCTCTGATTCCTTTCAAACCTTTCaaaactgtgtgcagttttggtcccctaatctgaggaaagacattcttgccatagagggagtacaaagaaggttcactagattgattcctgggatggcaggactttcatttgaagaaagactggatcgactgggcttatactcactgggatttagaaaattgaggagggatcttattgaaacgtatacaattctaaagggattggacaggaagATGGTTCCCGGTGTTCTGGAAGTACAGAACAAGGGGTcagagtttaagaataaaggggaagccttttaggaccgagatgaggagaaatttcttcaaacagagagtggtggttctgtgcaattctctgcaacaggaaacagttgaggctggtttatTGGCTATCTTtcagagggagttagatatggcccttgtgggtaAAGGGATCAggagatatggagagaaagcaggtacggggttctgagttggatgatcagctatgatcatactgaatggcagtgcaggctcgaagggccgaagggcctactcctgcacctattttctatgtttccatgaacCGAAAAAAAACTGACCCTCAGCTTCTGCCCACAGTCGGTCACTGTGTGAACGTTATCAGGTTATAGACAAACGGCTCTTCTCAAATTGTGACCAGCGTCTAGTCTGCAATTTTAAAAAGTTGTTCTATGAAATAGTCATGAGGTCTTCCAGGCTTGTGTTAAAATGAGATTCAGGTGTTAGCCAACTGCAACCAATAAACTCCTGAAGCCAGAAATAAAACAACAACGGCAGCAATCCTCCGCTTGGCGTGGATACCGAGTGGGACGGACTGATGTGGAGGGGAGGTAACGATTCCTTTTCACTGCAGTGGGAGTTTATGCCAACCGTGACTTAGCTCTTGTAAAAGTCACCGGACATAAAATATGTAtaatttattatctaaatggtaGTACAATTCTATCATTGAAATTgtgagaggctcttaaaagagccgTTGTGTTTTCGATCATCTCACTGGCGAGCTTTACttggagctggtgtacttggtcacCGCCTTTGTCCCTTCGGACACGGCGTGCTTGGCCAGCTCCCCGGGCAGCAGCAGGTGCACGGCGGTCTGGATCTCCCGGGAAGTGATGGTGGACCGCTTGTTGTAATGTGCCAGGCGGGAAGCCTCACCCGCGAAATGCTCGAAGATATCGTTCATGAGCGAGTTCATGATGctcatggccttggaggagatgccAGTATCGGGGTGAACCTGCTTTGTCTCTCTCCACTGCCCATTGTCGCTTTGGGTAACACCGTGGACTGGGAACTGGTGCTGATCACTGGGAGTTGCCGCTGTTGGGTAATTCGGCAGCAAGGAAATCGAAAATACAAAATGGACCATAAATTACAGGCGCAGTATTCGGCCATTCAACCTATTGTATCTGGTAGAAAAGCAGATCGAATGAGAAAAACACACACTTGAAAATATGAAACGTTTATGTAATGAAACATGGCAGCAGGAGATCGAAAGTCATCATGAGAGACCCATTTCAGAGTGAGGGTGAAAGTTGTTTATTGTTATATACAACTGGCTTACAGCAGATTCAAAGACTCACAGTATCGGAGACAAAACATTCACAGAATAAAATCATACTCTACAGAATTATAAAGAGGTAACAGAATTACAACAAGAGCCAATTGCATTGTAAAGTGGTGCTACTGAGGTGGTGATGAGGGTTGTCCATGTTTGTTAAACCACAGAATGTCTGTACCCGTCTGTGAAAGTGTAGACTGTGaaagtgtgggttcattctgtatctgtcagtctccggtacagtgtgaaagtgtggggtcattctgtatctgtcagtctctggtacagtgtgaaagtgtggggtcattctgtatctgtcagtctctggtacagtgtgagagtgcggggttcattctgtatctgtcagtctctggtacagtgtgaaagtgtggggtcattctatatctgtcagtctctggtacagtgtgagagcttggggttcattctgtatctgtcagtctctggtacagtgtgagagtgtggggtcattctgtatctgtcagtctctggtacagtgtgagagtgcagggttcattctgtacctgtcactgtctggtacagtgtGGCAGTTGGACTTCACACTGTATCTTCCAGTTTCTCATGCAGTGTAAATGTATTAAGTTCTTTCAGATTCAGTCTTACTATTGAACGCTGATTAGATCAAGTTTGCTTCTTAAATAAAATCATACaatgcgatgaggccacacttaactTGGAAGAACAACAttttcatctgggtagcttccaaactgatagcatgaacatcaaatcCTTGAATGTCTAGTAATGCCCCCCTCACTAGTTCCCCTCCCCTTTTTCTTCTCTCACCttgcccacccatcccctcccccgtgtgctcttccccccctcctcgtttctttcttccatgaccttcgctctctttcaccaatcttcccagctctttacttcattcctccctttcaagattcacccatcaccttgttttctctctcccttatccccagcttttaactctactcctcatcttttttgtcTCCAGTCTTGCCGAATGTTTttggactgaaacattgactgtattttttttgtcctacagatgctgcctggcctgctgagttccttcagcactcagcgtgtgttgcttggatttccagcaactgcagattttctcttgtttgtgacacagTGTTGTATATTGGTATCTCGGGGATGATGTATCTGGTTACATTGAACTACTCTGAATGGACTTTGCAGCAGAGCATCCAGAGCAACAAGACCAGACCATCGAATCCAACTCTGGGCTTGTGATAAATATGTAACTTCCCTCGAGttctgtgtgtgagggtttgAATGGTGCgtattgttacgaaggatgaacaactctgttgggcagaagggtgcaaaagcgcccatgcccccccccccacttttggagaatcgcaaatcgctactatttggatgctgttatcaaggaagtaagagagataAAGGAAAGCTGCCAgagcagttgttattgataacagctcatgaaagagaatgagagacaCAGCTAAGATGGAACGTCTCCTACTGACAAaagccattgatttactgctattgtcttgtggagaaggattgtttacttggtacagttctattcattgaaacccctcagggggcaaccagagtgggctggtttgatgggtagatcatcccaacctgact
Protein-coding regions in this window:
- the LOC132383877 gene encoding late histone H2A.L3-like, with protein sequence MSGRGKGGAGKARSKAKSRSSRAGLQFPVGRVHRLLRKGNYAERVGAGAPVYLAAVLEYLTAEILELAGNAARDNKKTRIIPRHLQLAVRNDEELNKLLGGVTIAQGGVLPNIQAVLLPKKTGAASK